From a single Scomber japonicus isolate fScoJap1 chromosome 12, fScoJap1.pri, whole genome shotgun sequence genomic region:
- the abhd8a gene encoding protein ABHD8, with protein sequence MLTSITEGILCCLTGKAASLVLPLESSEPSDGFEFVEVKPGRVLRVRHIIPERQPTVAEEQVAVKEKTDGGCDDDSSPEDCNKECNTGSSVHCKRKITVYRNGQLVIENLGDVLHSEILQCQDGDLEPCSTVEVELADYKEMASSPDPNPVPPPVPPPPGEHKPAPPPRRRRRKPKRTVLIDSKRVISSCKGTHSDVALFFVHGVGGSLDIWSSQLDFFSRLGYEVIAPDLAGHGASTAPQIAAAYTFYALAEDLRAIFKRYARKRNILIGHSYGVSFCTFLAHEYPDLVHKVVMINGGGPTALEPSLCSIFQLPSCVLHCLSPCLAWSFLKAGFARQGAKEKQLLKQGNAFNVSPFVLRAMMSGQYWPEGDEVYHAELTVPILLVHGMCDKFVPMDEDQRMAEILLFAFLKVIEEGSHMVMMECPDTVNTLLHEFFLWEPDMSRKDSCKTDTEKTVSDTLQTLKINKLMDK encoded by the exons ATGCTGACCAGTATCACTGAAGGGATATTGTGCTGCCTAACTGGGAAGGCTGCCAGTCTGGTCTTACCCCTGGAGTCGTCAGAACCCTCTGATGGCTTTGAGTTTGTGGAGGTGAAACCTGGGAGAGTACTGCGAGTGCGACATATCATCCCTGAGCGTCAGCCAACAGTAGCAGAAGAGCAAGTTGCAGTCAAGGAGAAGACGGATGGGGGTTGTGATGATGATAGCTCTCCTGAGGATTGTAATAAGGAGTGCAATACTGGCAGCAGTGTCCACTGCAAAAGGAAGATTACAGTCTACCGCAACGGCCAGCTGGTGATTGAGAATCTTGGTGATGTGTTACACTCCGAGATCCTGCAGTGTCAGGATGGGGATCTGGAACCCTGCAGTACTGTGGAGGTGGAGCTGGCTGACTACAAAGAAATGGCATCTTCTCCTGACCCCAACCCTGTTCCTCCTCCAGTTCCTCCACCCCCTGGAGAACATaaacctgctccacctcctcgTCGTCGTCGCCGCAAGCCCAAGCGCACAGTGCTGATCGACTCAAAGAGGGTGATCTCAAGCTGCAAAGGGACACACTCGGATGTAGCGCTGTTCTTCGTGCATGGTGTGGGAGGTTCACTGGACATTTGGAGCAGCCAACTGGACTTCTTCTCTCGGTTGGGCTATGAGGTCATTGCGCCGGACCTGGCGGGCCATGGAGCTAGCACTGCCCCACAGATTGCAGCAGCTTATACTTTTTATGCCCTGGCAGAGGACCTGCGTGCCATCTTTAAAAGATATGCTCGTAAACGCAACATTCTCATTGGCCACTCATATGG AGTGTCATTTTGCACCTTCCTGGCCCACGAATATCCTGACCTTGTTCATAAGGTGGTGATGATCAATGGTGGGGGTCCCACTGCTCTGGAGCCTAGCCTCTGCTCCATCTTCCAGCTGCCATCTtgtgtccttcactgtctgtcacCCTGTCTGGCGTGGAGCTTCCTCAA AGCTGGATTTGCCCGACAAGGTGCCAAAGAAAAGCAGCTGCTGAAGCAGGGCAATGCCTTCAATGTGTCTCCCTTTGTCCTGCGTGCCATGATGAGTGGCCAGTACTGGCCTGAAGGTGATGAGGTCTACCATGCCGAACTCACTGTACCCATCCTTCTGGTTCATGGCATGTGTGACAAGTTTGTGCCCATGGATGAGGACCAGCGCATGGCAGAG ATCCTCCTTTTTGCATTCCTTAAAGTCATTGAGGAGGGAAGTCACATGGTCATGATGGAGTGTCCTGACACTGTCAACACCCTACTCCATGAGTTCTTTCTATGGGAGCCTGACATGTCCAGAAAAGACAGCTgcaagacagacacagagaagacTGTCAGTGACACTCTCCAGACACTGAAAATCAATAAGCTAATGGACAAATAA
- the mrpl34 gene encoding 39S ribosomal protein L34, mitochondrial, translating into MNTILSSISRLRGLTHISSIPAGNLALTASTHLRLFSNWIVPRAAAGPQISRCGPISSQAEGSGVFQQLPWQYQQVRTRKRGTEYQPKNIKRKRTHGWIKRLSSRGGIEVILRRMLKGRKSLSH; encoded by the exons ATGAATACTATACTATCGTCTATTTCCCGACTGCGTGGGCTAACTCACATTAGCAG CATTCCTGCAGGGAACCTTGCATTAACTGCCAGCACTCACCTTAGATTATTCAGCAACTGGATTGTACCCAGAGCAGCTGCAGGACCTCAGATTTCCAGATGTGGGCCAATCTCTTCACAGGCTGAGGGTTCAGGAGTGTTCCAGCAACTTCCGTGGCAATACCAGCAAGTACGAACGCGGAAAAGAGGTACTGAGTATCAGCCCAAGAATATCAAACGCAAGAGGACCCACGGTTGGATCAAGAGACTGAGCTCAAGAGGCGGCATTGAGGTGATTCTACGGCGTATGTTGAAGGGACGGAAGTCACTCTCACATTGA
- the LOC128368914 gene encoding DET1- and DDB1-associated protein 1-like: MEKSDFLKGLPVYNKNNFSRFHADSVCKASNRRPSVYLPTREYPSEQIIVTEKTNILLRYLHQQWDKKNSAKKREQDQTEGENTAPPRKIARTDSQELNEDS, translated from the exons ATGGAGAAG AGTGATTTCCTGAAGGGTCTGCCTGtctacaacaaaaacaacttcaGCAGGTTCCATGCTGACTCTGTATGTAAAGCATCA AACCGTCGACCATCTGTGTATCTTCCAACCCGGGAATATCCATCAGAGCAGA TCATAGTGACAGAGAAGACAAACATCTTATTGCGATACCTCCATCAACAGTGGGATAAAAAG AATTCAGCAAAAAAGCGGGAGCAGGATCAAACGGAGGGGGAGAACACAGCGCCTCCGCGAAAAATTGCCAGAACCGACAGTCAAGAGCTGAACGAGGACTCGTAA